From Miscanthus floridulus cultivar M001 chromosome 15, ASM1932011v1, whole genome shotgun sequence, the proteins below share one genomic window:
- the LOC136508937 gene encoding thaumatin-like protein, which translates to MAASPILLLLLAALVAGASASTFTITNNCGFTVWPAATPVGGGTQLNPGGTWTINVPAGTSSGRVWGRTGCSFNGGSGSCQTGDCAGALSCTLSGQPPLTLAEFTLGTSGGNQDFYDISVIDGYNLAMAFACTTGDRIVCMGSQCPQAYLFPDDNSKLHHCPGNSDYQVTFCP; encoded by the coding sequence ATGGCGGCCTCTCCGATCCTCTTGCTGCTCCTCGCAGCCTTGGTGGCCGGAGCCAGCGCCTCCACCTTCACCATCACCAACAACTGTGGGTTCACGGTGTGGCCGGCGGCGACGCCGGTGGGCGGGGGCACGCAGCTGAACCCAGGCGGGACGTGGACCATCAACGTGCCCGCCGGCACCAGCTCCGGCCGGGTCTGGGGCCGCACGGGATGCTCCTTCAACGGCGGCAGCGGGAGCTGCCAGACCGGCGACTGTGCCGGCGCGCTCTCCTGCACCCTCTCCGGCCAGCCTCCTCTTACGCTGGCCGAGTTCACTCTCGGCACCAGCGGCGGCAACCAGGACTTCTACGACATCTCGGTGATCGACGGCTACAACCTGGCCATGGCTTTCGCTTGCACCACCGGCGACCGCATCGTGTGCATGGGGTCGCAGTGCCCTCAGGCGTACCTGTTTCCGGACGACAACTCCAAGCTCCATCATTGCCCTGGCAACAGCGACTACCAGGTCACCTTCTGCCCATGA